GATTTACGGCCACGAGACTCTGGAGGAGCTTAACGCCTGGATCAGGGAGTTACCTGATCTGACCGACGATAATCTGATCTTCTATCAGAGCAATCACGAGGGGGACCTCCTGGACTGCCTCCACGCCCACATGGGCAAGGTGGATGGTGCGGTCATCAACCCGGGCGCCCTCGCCCATACCAGCTACGCCCTCCGGGATGCCATCGCCGCCGTGGACTATCCGGTGGTGGAAGTACACCTATCAGA
Above is a genomic segment from Candidatus Neomarinimicrobiota bacterium containing:
- a CDS encoding type II 3-dehydroquinate dehydratase, which translates into the protein MRYLVIHGPNLNLLGRREPEIYGHETLEELNAWIRELPDLTDDNLIFYQSNHEGDLLDCLHAHMGKVDGAVINPGALAHTSYALRDAIAAVDYPVVEVHLSDINKREPFRKVSLIKDVCVAQIVGQGKKGYLKGLKIIKKG